The Diabrotica undecimpunctata isolate CICGRU chromosome 11, icDiaUnde3, whole genome shotgun sequence genome contains the following window.
TCTCCACCTAAAATTGCTTGTTTACTTACTTCCGAGAAAATATTCGTCCAATCAGATACTGTGCTTTTACTTTTAGGCGATCTGTATATAGATAATATGCTTAATTTACTTTTTTCGTATTTAATCTTTGTACCACAAACTTgaatatctttattaaaattacaatttaaCTTTAATTCGCTAAAAGAAATTGAATTATGAATTAATATGGCAACGCCGCCAAAACCGTCGTGCCTGTCATTCCTGATAAGATTGTAACCATTAAATCtatattgcaatttttttttaaaccatgtttcactgAGAAGAAGAatgtctattttttctttgtttaaataATTCGTTAAGCTGCCTTTATTGGCAACCGCAATAGCGTTCCACtgacttattttaaaaaaatgtttataagacattaaaattactattatCTATTGTATGAAATACCTGTTCTAAACCTGAAATTATTGTTTTATCGTCTATCGTTTTAATGTCGTCCAATGTATGAATGTTACTTAAAAGCTTGATTATAAAAGTTGACACACATTTAGCTAATTCATTTTTGTTATCAGTTTTTCTTTAGTTTGGTTTGTATGGGTTAGGAGGTAAGGGTTGTGAGGGTCCAAATGTGAACCGAAATATTGGTTGCTGTACTGTTGATTGAATAGGAGAGGATTTggcttttcttttctttcctgtAGGAAGATTTTCGCTGTCAAAATTAGTTTGACGGTGTGTTGGAATTTGAGTTTGTCTTATACTCATATTTGGGCGaattatagaaatatttttattatttacaggGAGTGTGGAAAATTCTTTATCATAATTTGAAAGAACAGAAAAAGGATTGTGACTAATTTAGCCGAAGAATAAATTTTCGCAGTATAATTTTGCTTCTAAAAAGGTAGTTTGATGCTCTATCATAAAGGTCTTAATTTTTTTCTGCTTTTCATAAAAACGGCAGTTTTTAGATATTGTTACATGGTCAGTATTGTTACAGTGTATGTAAAACTTGGTGGTAAATATTGTACAACTCTACCAATAAATTGCTCAATGGGAAATTAAACTCGAGTAAAGGCTACGAAACTGGGAAGAATATTTCCCTTAAAAGTAATAACTACAGTTTTCTTATCTACCTACTCTGTTCTTGATTCTTTTTGACTCTTACACTTTGTTCTATACATACTTAAAACTTTAGACGTACATTCAATATTCTCCATTAAATGATTAACATCGTACCGAGTATCTACATCCCTAACTAACCCTATCACTTCCAACAAGTGATGTGGTATATATGCTCTTAAATTATGTTCTTTTAATGACTTATTATTAACTAATTCATTAGCATATAAACGAGAATTTACTAGAATCTTTACTCGATTCCGACCAATACtcttaatttcttttatattactaAGTTTTAATATCTTAAACAGTATATGTCCTACATCAATTACCAATGCACTGTTCTCACTTATCACATCCATATCTATTTCTTTCGTCGAAGAGGACATCTTTAGATTTTTATCAATCCCCAATGGGGATTGCATTCATTTGAAAACAAacaatataggtatatataaaaatacacccCAACACAAGTAAAAAACTAGAAACTAATTAGCAAGCTGTTAAATCGAAAACGATTAGTACGAATGTTCTTATCGTTTGAAGGTAAAATCGAGACTGGAATATTTCGTtgatgtgagtaaaaatataacatcaactattttgccataagatcctatttcctatctccccaattcaaaaaaatgtttcgaatttattctttataagaccagttgataaatctgaactgattcaaacaatcaatagtatcaaaagcaaatctttctgTATAGCTGAtgaactatccataaaaattttcctaAATCTCCCAAAAATATGTTGGATgttctggtctcactaattaatggtgcctttgaaaaaggtatatttccagagtccctaaagacagccattattattcctcttcataagggtgatGAAAAATCGAATGTTTGGAACTAAtaacctattgccttactaccagtACTATCCGAAATTCTTGAGAGACTTATGTCCTGTCTCGTTGAAAACATTATCacaaaatcagttcggctttttatctaataaatctACCAGTAATGTTATGTTTTCTATACTATAAGAGGTATACCACGCactaataaaaataatctttacatTGCCATTGAATTTTGccactatgccaaagcttttgattgtgtaaatcacattttgataaaaaaaactaaatttttacgtTAATTCacggtatttctttgaattggttttaATCTTACTTGGAAAAGTAagcaactagttagagcaaatgatactgactctagtcacaaaagcgtTGTATATGGATTACCACAAGGTTTAGTATTGGGTCCTCTAATTTTCCTTATATTTATAAATTCTaattgtaactttaacatcataacatataagattcaataatgtaacctaaattcaaattaataacatttaccgggtttttacccacatatttagtaacttcaaacatgtacacctagacacactgatgatggaatatggattacaaaaactttttgtgatgtagcccgatagggtgttttaattatattccttttatgaagaatttttaaataattttttttggtatttaaattttataataataattattattattaaatttttaaaaagagtCTAATACCTACGCCACTGTTCAGAGTAATAATTCAACTTTCGCTTATAATATTGTTGCCATTTTTTGGCGTCTTACTCTAGCGTAGGAGATTTATTAGTACAATTCCTTGCCAACAGgtagataaaatatactaaaataccctggtaaatacaaattttattggtttttccaCGAAGATAATGAAGCAACAAAAATTCTAGTTAGTAAAAACAACAATCTAAAATATATTATAGTACTAACTCAGTAAACTACTGCTACTACTCCTACTACTCAGCTCTTCTGGACTCAGCAAGTCAAATGAACATTATTAATCGTTGTTTTGCGCAACGAATAAATGTACGTTTCCAAAAACAAAATGCAAATATTTCCGGTTAAGGTAGTAATAATTGTACCTATAGCGGAGAAGTGGTAGACATTACTTTCAATTCTCAAATAGCTCCTCATCTTATATTTAGTATACCTTGTACAGTTATAGACAAAATAACCAATAACTTACCACAATTTTCTATCTCTCCTTCTAACTTTAAAATTCCGGCTCACATGAAAGTTGAGCTTGCCGattctttcttttttgaattcaGCCAAATATATATTCTGATTGGCTGCGATTTATATCATTATTTACTTAAGTCTACCGTGATTATTACGGGTGGTAATTTAGCGTCTTTTATAGACACTGATCTCGGATACGTCATAGCAGATCCTGCACCTCGGAAAAATGTTAATTCTTCTAATGCCAATACTTTGGCTTCTACCTTTTTAACGGTATATGATGATCAATCTGATCAACAGTTGGAACTCTTCCAGATTATGGAAAGTTTTTGGGAGCTGGAAGAAATCCCTGATTGTAAcccaaaatattcaaataaagaatATGTGGAAAACTTATTTCAAGATACAACTCTTATCCTTTCTTCCGGGCGATATCAAGTAGATACAAAGCTTTTTGCAGAGTATCAGAGTGTAATTTCAGAATATCTGACACTCGGATACGCTAAGATCATTCCTTTATCTTTTTATCATAGTTTATCAAACGAGTTCAAATATTTCATACCTCATATGTCGATAATACGAGAAGAAAGTGTTCCCAAAAAACTCGAGGTCGTGTTCGATTTTTCAGCTAAAACTGACTCTGGTGTGTCCCTTAACGACTTAACTTCAGAGGGTTATCAACTTCAGGACAATCTTTTTGACATTTTTTGTCGATTTAGATGCTACAAATATGTTATTTGTGCTAACATCAAAATGATATATCGATTTATAGACATCAACCCAAAACATAGACATTTACAAAACATACTGTGGAGAGACGAACATACTCCCGATGAACATTTTAAGTGTATTCAATTATCCTCTTCAAGTTTCGGGAAAAATTGTGCCCTATTTCCAACCACTCGTGTCTTAAAAGAGATTGCTTTAAATAATCCTGAGTTTCCCAAATCACAGCATTCTATCCTCCATCAAACTTATATGGATGACATTCTGACAGGAACTAATAATAAAAatgactaaataaataaataataaataaataaataaaaaagacaattatttaaagaaaataatgatagcttatacaagcgacaaagtatttaaaacaatagtaatgaacataaaattgtaaaactggtTTATACATACGAAACCAATACAAGGAATAATATAGTATCATAAGGCaccaaaatattttatctgagtaatgtcAGTAATGTTACGTATACGATACGTTATGGACCGTTAATGGATGACATTTTAAGTAGGCGTTATTTTCATGTTTTTGtcgttaattttaatataaaaatttgttgtcataatattatacatgtttaAAAAAGAACTCAGATTcggagatcgaaacgtcaaataaaatatgtatgtaaaattaACTATGAATACTTCTAGTATACTTTCAGGGTTCtacaccaaaaatatttaattagttaaaattaaaattactcacgtaggtatttatttttaatgcagcTCTTATCTATATCGGCAGCTCTTATCTATACGGTAGCTCTATAacatgttatatttacaattctttctggaacgagctgtaATTTTTCTTAAATAACCATATTGTGTGGTTCAGGCGCATTGTCGGTTCGGCATGATTTGTCACATGCTCTTTAACGTATTCGTCAATACTAATAtcgtttgaaaaaatttttccAGATACTTCCGTTTTGTTACTTAATCTCTTATTTGACTTTCAATCTACTTTTAATGTTACTTTAAATGGTCAAGTAGTGTATTTGTACAGTCTAGTTATAAGCTAAATTAGGTGATGTGATATGCCTACTTCTTTTATCCGCCATAATTGTATCGGTCTGTTCATGTGTATCCAGTGTACAGTGGGATATTGGATTCCCTAGAATTAAAAATCGACATTATTGAAATTAAACAGTAAAACttataataatattgatttataaattattgtgatttaaattttactacttcatgaaacaaatattgcacgtcataaactgtagcaatcgtaaagttactaagatctccttgttgtacagagttttctataattttatgtggtaacaaatattagagtactatcactttcttaaactgttacacgaaaacTCTACTCGATGTACGAACATTTATACAATAAATGTTCCAGTGacatgcattaaaagaaaatactaatgtataaaaatggaaacttttcaagtttataatagacgcttacttaagtttaaaaataattaaagcaagtaatataaattttgaCCTTgcttattaaacataaaagtaaaataaagttatatgtcgattaacatattatattataaaatttttaactacattagccaagtatctatgaaattcGTCGATAACTAAATTGatgactaataaaattattggcaacattgcaggagtttagttgtgtacgcgaaaaGGTGCATAGGGAccccaaaattttttttaacgtaTTACGAAGTCCacttgatcctatgcgttggtcggagtctacataaaacgctacttagataataatatatacGGTGTATATTATCCTGGAGTTCGTATAATACTGTTTTATCAGTATGAAgtccacattaaccgctagatttaaatatagaaaataaataaatagataggaaataaatttggaaaactccaatatagttatatatattggAGTTTTCCAaaaccatatttttaaaaaatatttatttaacacaaaatagtaaCAATACGTTGTACTATGATAAAAGCAGAATCTAGACTAACTTATAATATGATTTTTACACAGAATGAAATATAATAGCAATATAACGTTccgaagaaatagaaacaaatccagttttgggTCAAAATCCACACCGGTTTTCGAACCGGTGACAGGGCCGGACTTAAAATTAATCAACCATGACTTCgaataaaactatgaatactATTCACACTTCATCTCACGTCTCATATTCCAGTATTGTCAACGCATTTAAAGATCCAACTGAAGAACAAGCTATAGTACTTTCCAGTATTGAAGGAACCAAAGTTCATGACTACATCATCGCCGTTGATTCACTAGTTGGTCCACGTAACGTATCCTGAATGCTCTAACCAAGCAAACCCCACTACTTCTAATGTACACTCAGAAACTTCTCAAAATATATTACCTACAGTAAATACATgtaataaccaaacagaactacaaagttctgacaaagctaattcatccactgctagtgcacaccctgaaactttttaaaacacattaattacaataaaatcctctaataaccaaacagaacaaaTTATGAAAACTGGCAATAACCTGACAGGACCCATAAGTAATAGAAGTGAAAcatcttttttaaaagcttcaacatcatcaacctcaaacaatatcagaaatcctactccagtagAATTAACAGCAAATCCAATTACTACAAACGTCCCTAATCAACTAAAAAGGTTCATCTCATTTTCTCCAGACATTGACGAAAATACCCCACAGAACGATTCACAGATATTAACTTCTCCTGTAATgagcaaaccaaaaaaaaaagtcaaaaaagtcaaCCAGAAATTCCTGCGCAGAACTTTTACTTTCACTAGAgtcaattaaagacaaaataaaaaacagatcaccaccgtttatcctaaactataatgaaatatgtgactttctagaaaacataatatatgccaaacaccctgaaataatttcaaaagattactcgaatgaaactgccgagctaattgagatccttaattttgttcacgcttatacccacaattcaaaattaaaaaataatataactagattaaaaaaaaactaaaccccaataatatctcttccacagaagagacagatgaacaattatctcaggcagaattctaacatgtccaattcctttattttacagtggaatcttaatgggttttatacccacttagaacagttaaaactattaataaatgaattatgccTAAAGATCTTATGTCTttaagaaactcattttaaacaagttaatataaatcttaaaaattatcaatgttttccaaaaaacagaGTAGCTCAACAGGCCAGTGACGGAGTAGCTATCATCGTAAGTACAGACCTAGAAGCTAAGCCAATTACATACATTAAGTACTAATCTCGAAGCTGTAGCAGTAAGTATAACATACCAAAAACATATTAATATATGCAACATTTATTAACCACATCCTAGCAAGCTAGACCTACAAGAACTAAATAACCTTCTTGATCAAATTCCACACCCAGAAATAATTTTAGGGGATATGAACTGCCATCATTCTACATGGGGAAGCTCTAAAACAGACAAATACGGTAATCTAATGAAACATCTCATTGACTCTTCTGAGCTACTATTACTTAATACAGGAGAACCTACCAGATTTAACTCCTATAACGGCTCTTTTTCCGCCATAgatttatcattatgtagtcaatCCTTATCAACGTTTCTTACGTGGAATATTATAAAATCGTTATATGACAGTGACCTCTTTCCTATCTGCATATCATTAAATCAAATTCAATCTCCTAATTTTCCAACCTATCAATCCTGGAAATTAAAGACGTCAAACTGGTCGTCTtatcaagatgacattgaaaagaaaattgaaaactaTCATCCAAGTGATGATATAAACTATAATTAATATTATCTCCTTAAACAATATAGTTATAGAAGTAGCTttaaataatataggtaaaaCAAAGCTCTGCAAAAGACCTCCAGTACCTTGGTGGAACAATGAAGTAGCATATGCTCGATCTTCTAGCAATTATGCTTTTAATgtacttaaaaaacataatactaatGAAAATTTACTAAATTTCAAAAAACTCAGAGCAACAGCAAGatatctcataaagaaaataaaaagagataccTGGAGAGATTACGTATTATCTATCAATTCGTCTACACCCTCCGAGGTTATCTGGACTAAAATTCGTAAAGGCTCCAATTCTTATAGACATATAAATACCTTAAcacacaataataaattaatcacTTGCAAAAATACAATCGCAGAAGCTTTAGCTAATGTCTATCAACAAAATTCTAGCGACAAAAATATTTCTGACCAATCCCTACATCCTGACATACAAGAAAAACATAGAAGCTTCTACAATCTCCATTAATAACTCTGACAGCCCCTTAAATGCTCCTATAACTCTTCAAGAATTAGAAGTTTCtctctcaaatataaaaaacacacctgcaggaccagatgaaattcTAACAGTCTTCATTAAAAAGTTACCATTCGGAGCCAAATTAAttctgttagatttatttaatacatgCTTCTTAAAGCATGAATTCCCAGATCTTTGGTCTCAAGCAATTATCATTCCCATTATTAAGCCTAACAAACCAAAAGACAACCCTACCTCTTACCGACCCATCTCTCTTACATGTTGCATGTGCAAAAtcctagaaaaaaatttaaacttctGGCTTATATGGTACTTGGAAAATAATAACTTTCTTACTCCCTTTCAAAGTGGTTTTCGAAGAGGTAGGTCCACATAAGATAATCATGTTGCAGACTTCAATTAATGAAGATTTTGtaaataaccaaaaactaatAGCAATATTATTCGATATAACCCAAGCCTACGATAGAGCATGGAGACACTGTATTTTACAAACATTGAAAGATACTGACATTCAAGGTAACATACttgcatttataatttttttttttaaatgcctcaattcaagttagaataaatggtgTTACAAGCTCATCTAAGATGGATCATAGCTCACTAGATAATGGAATTCCTCAAGGTTCGACTGTTAGTCCAACTTTATTCTTAATCGCTTTTAATAGTATTATGGATGTCATTAAAGCACCCATTAAAGCTAGTctttacgcagatgacattgttatttatactaaatcaaaTAATCTAATGACAGCAACTAAAATTATACAGAGTTTCTTAAATCGGCTTTGTAATTGGACGATAAAAACGGGATTTGTTTTTTCTACTGAAAAAAcatgatacattatttttaataaaaataaaacccacCTCACAACTAGtttaacattaaataatttacctttagaACAGTCAAAAGTAATAAACTTTCTAGGTCTAACTTTTGAGAGAACTTTAAATTGGAATTCGCACATAAATAAATTACAGCTTTTCTGTCAAAAGAgattaaatatactcaaaatattATCCAACAAAATTTGTGATgctgatcataaaatattaattaggctTTACAAACCGCTCATTAGAACTAAAACCGGCTATGGTTGCATATGTTACGATGCTGCATGTAAAACTACTctaaaaaaactaaacagtattcaatctacagctttgagattagctcTGGGAGCTTTTAAAACTAGTCCGGTTAGTAATATGCAAGTTTTAACTGGAGAACCACCATGACATATAAGATGACAGCAACTATCCTTGAACTACATGCAAAGATATCATCCCAGAAACAGAATCCTGTATTTTTCCACATCTGCAACCCTGGCCTTCTTCCTAACAATAATGCTAAAAACTCTACACCCCTCATAGAAAGTATAAAGCTCACAACTTTTGATTTGAATCATCTCAATGTATCGctaccaacacgctggatggacgacattggacgaatatccaagaaacggcaacaagaagcacagaaccgtgaagagtggcgaaatatgggagagacctatgtccagcagtggacagaagaggttgcatgatgatgatgaatgtatCGCTACATATAAATGCAATATCTCCCCCATGGACAAGCCACCCAGTAACTATTGACGTAACACTTACcaagtatcccaaatcaactacaaattccacaCTAATTAAATCTCTATTCATGGAGATTCTAGACCACTACCCTAAGTATTTGCAAATCTTTACCGATGTCTCTAAAACTCCCAATGGTTACgctgctgcctactactgtatctaaagaaaatattcttatagcatatcgataccaaccaactgcagtatactaacaggtgaagctacagctattttggaagccctcatcttcttcgaaaagagtagaccgatgaagtgcattatcgtaacagactcattaaattcattactggaactgaaacaaatatataccaacaaccctattatacagagtataaaaaacgaactagaaaaatttcgatcgttaggaaaggaagcggcttttatttgggtaccttcacatacaAGTATTTACGGAAATCaaaaagcagatcaactggcTAACAAAAGTCGAATGAACTCAAACCATCCTGCAAAATGGAAGACATATCCGTATACCGATctaaaaaacctggttaaaatccactacattaatacttggcaaaattattggaaaaaattaggtactaaattaaatgtaatCTGCCCAAAAATAAACGATGTTCTGGAGACTCctttaaacagaagaaaccaagtcatTATTAATCGTCTAAGAGTTGGCCATACTTccttaacacacaaatacctacctaatatcaaaagaaccactaccaatctgctccagctgctctaGCCGACTGACTGTCAATCatatcctgcttgattgtcctcaattcatGGAAATAAGAAGATCCCTCagattcacagatgatgatctcaagacagttctcatCAAAAAAATTTCAACGGTGTTAAGATATTTAAAAGatatcaagttattcaattttatttaatgtaatatttcatgtatttggtatatccactaataaccctgcaaggttttttttttcaaaaagccgcatcaaccgtaaaagtttattacaatatggtAGTGTACAGATTATAAGgttaggtaaaataaaaatttatcaactaaaagaaaaattacattttatgaaataggttaatgtccttaagatatttgatcgtattggttaagttacagtttaatatatttttaagttgacCTGGTTCTTCAGAAATGTTGTTGGTGCTTCGTTCATATGAGTAAAGTAGACAGTCTGTAAGTATGTGTTGGACTGTTTTTTGGCATCTACAGTATGAGCATTCTGGTGATAGCTGCTTCGTTAATAAGTGTTGGTGGGTTAATGTTATATGACCAATTCGTAGTCGATTTATAACCacctgttttcttttttttttctggaagttGGAGCCGGACACCGGTAGAgggtttaattactttaaaatttgagttaTTTGAATCCCAGCATCGCTGCCAAACTTCTGTACAGTATTGTTTGATATTACGGTAGATATCTGTGGCTGGAATTTGTTTGATAATATCGATGCGCTCATTTGAGGTTGTTTTAACCGCTAAGGCGTCAACCTTTTCATTACCTGAAATACCTATATGTGATGGTATCCAGAGGAagtgaatgtttatatttttgttttgtaagtaaTAAAGCATAGATTTTATGTTTTGGATGATTTTATGTGTTGGATAGACTTGTTTGATGATTTGGAGTACAGATAATGAATCTGAGATAAACAGAAGAT
Protein-coding sequences here:
- the LOC140452723 gene encoding uncharacterized protein; the encoded protein is MKVELADSFFFEFSQIYILIGCDLYHYLLKSTVIITGGNLASFIDTDLGYVIADPAPRKNVNSSNANTLASTFLTVYDDQSDQQLELFQIMESFWELEEIPDCNPKYSNKEYVENLFQDTTLILSSGRYQVDTKLFAEYQSVISEYLTLGYAKIIPLSFYHSLSNEFKYFIPHMSIIREESVPKKLEVVFDFSAKTDSGVSLNDLTSEGYQLQDNLFDIFCRFRCYKYVICANIKMIYRFIDINPKHRHLQNILWRDEHTPDEHFKCIQLSSSSFGKNCALFPTTRVLKEIALNNPEFPKSQHSILHQTYMDDILTGTNNKND